One Nodosilinea sp. FACHB-141 DNA segment encodes these proteins:
- a CDS encoding MBL fold metallo-hydrolase produces MSNFLAAAKRSKRWSLKRWSLMALVATATLGFSLWLGGLHLPSSTALAQDEPAVERANPTNATTYRFKVGDYSATVVSDGTLTFPVGFFVPKADPAAASAALTDNFLPTDSVLAHLNVLYLETDEHKVLIDTGAGNTFGPTVGYLASNLAAAGIAPDTIDTVILTHAHPDHIGGILDESGNPVFANASYYISETEWNFWTAPTVEMPNSLVDADTQATTVAVAQEWLGAIASRTTRFALGDEIIPGIVSVPSVGHTPGQASYLITSGDDSLLATGDVFFSDPLNLENPDWEVAFDTDPTQGVATRKQLLETVTGDRRKLLVPHMPFPGLGHVRAQGDAYGWEPIVWDFGFES; encoded by the coding sequence GTGTCCAATTTTTTAGCTGCTGCAAAGCGTTCAAAGCGGTGGAGCCTCAAGCGGTGGAGCCTGATGGCTCTTGTCGCCACAGCTACTCTTGGCTTTTCTCTCTGGCTGGGTGGGCTGCATTTGCCGTCCTCGACTGCCCTGGCCCAAGACGAACCCGCTGTCGAGCGGGCCAACCCCACCAACGCCACGACCTACCGTTTCAAGGTGGGCGACTATAGCGCAACGGTCGTGAGCGACGGTACGCTGACGTTCCCGGTGGGATTCTTTGTACCCAAGGCTGATCCTGCGGCGGCATCGGCAGCCCTGACGGACAACTTTTTGCCGACCGACAGTGTCTTAGCCCACCTCAACGTGCTGTATCTAGAAACCGATGAGCACAAGGTGCTGATCGATACCGGGGCGGGCAACACCTTTGGCCCCACCGTGGGCTATCTAGCCAGCAACCTGGCAGCCGCAGGCATTGCCCCCGACACCATTGACACCGTCATTTTGACCCACGCCCACCCCGACCACATCGGCGGCATTCTCGACGAAAGCGGCAACCCGGTATTCGCCAACGCCAGCTACTATATCTCTGAGACCGAGTGGAATTTTTGGACGGCACCAACGGTGGAAATGCCCAACTCGCTGGTGGATGCAGATACCCAAGCGACTACGGTGGCAGTAGCGCAGGAGTGGCTGGGGGCGATCGCCAGCCGCACCACCCGCTTTGCCTTGGGCGATGAGATCATTCCCGGCATTGTCTCAGTTCCTTCGGTGGGCCATACCCCTGGCCAAGCCTCATACCTGATCACCTCCGGCGACGATAGCCTGCTAGCTACCGGCGATGTGTTCTTTAGCGACCCGCTGAACCTGGAGAACCCCGACTGGGAAGTGGCGTTTGACACCGACCCTACCCAGGGCGTAGCCACGCGGAAACAATTGCTGGAGACGGTTACGGGCGATCGCCGCAAATTACTGGTACCCCACATGCCCTTTCCCGGCCTCGGCCACGTGCGTGCCCAGGGCGATGCCTACGGTTGGGAGCCGATTGTGTGGGATTTTGGCTTTGAGTCGTAG
- a CDS encoding HAMP domain-containing sensor histidine kinase translates to MFQATRRRLALWYTAVTAVLLLLFASGFYLYVRTTLVERVDDTLNHVVEIVERSLVIEPDAAGDHTFATIDTDGPPLRVNVEASFRDNARAVEDDHIDLEWFGPGGQLLWSTFADLQPVPLHVNPAGETVRVGQETFFRQITERVQDHGQVLGYLRVSHPWFEVTKPSRRLIVDLALGTSLMVAAVAAIGWLLSGIAIAPVRDSYQQLKQFTADASHELRNPIAVIQTNAQVALSDPNPDVDIQQKQFQVIERLTRRLGRLVDDLLFLARQESGLIAFAPASVSLEGLLEDVLEEQQVMATERQIALQVAVAEDGFGKSFGKQRSKNAALLTAPPTASSTILGDPGQLTRLFTNLISNAVQYTPSGGTVTVKVKPTKHQGQPGVQVTVQDTGIGMDSEAIAHAFDRFYRADPSRLRSGEQGTGLGLAIAKVIVDTHRGHIHLDSQPQVGTTVTVVLPQGGVGG, encoded by the coding sequence ATGTTTCAGGCGACTCGGCGGCGGCTTGCGCTTTGGTATACGGCGGTGACGGCGGTGCTGCTGCTGCTGTTTGCCAGCGGCTTCTATCTCTACGTGCGCACCACGCTGGTCGAGCGGGTGGATGACACGCTGAACCACGTGGTGGAGATTGTGGAGCGATCGCTGGTCATAGAACCTGATGCCGCCGGGGATCATACCTTTGCCACCATCGATACCGATGGTCCGCCGCTGCGGGTCAACGTAGAAGCCAGCTTTCGCGACAACGCCCGCGCCGTTGAAGACGACCACATCGACCTAGAGTGGTTTGGCCCCGGTGGGCAACTGCTGTGGTCTACCTTTGCAGACCTCCAGCCCGTGCCTCTGCACGTTAACCCGGCGGGCGAAACGGTGCGGGTGGGGCAAGAGACTTTCTTTCGCCAGATTACTGAGCGGGTGCAAGACCACGGGCAGGTGCTGGGCTATCTGCGGGTCAGCCATCCCTGGTTTGAGGTGACCAAGCCCAGCCGCAGGTTGATTGTGGATTTAGCCCTGGGCACAAGTCTGATGGTGGCGGCAGTGGCGGCAATCGGCTGGCTGCTGTCGGGGATCGCGATCGCCCCCGTGCGCGACTCCTACCAGCAGCTCAAGCAGTTTACCGCCGACGCCTCCCACGAGTTGCGCAACCCCATCGCTGTCATCCAGACCAATGCCCAGGTAGCGCTGTCAGACCCCAACCCTGACGTAGATATTCAGCAAAAGCAGTTTCAGGTGATTGAGCGCCTCACTCGGCGGCTAGGGCGGCTGGTGGATGATCTGTTGTTTCTCGCTCGTCAGGAGAGTGGGCTGATTGCCTTTGCTCCCGCTTCTGTCAGTTTAGAGGGGCTGCTGGAGGATGTGTTGGAGGAGCAGCAGGTGATGGCTACCGAGCGCCAGATCGCGCTGCAAGTGGCAGTCGCGGAAGACGGTTTTGGTAAAAGTTTTGGCAAACAGCGGTCTAAAAACGCAGCGCTACTGACTGCTCCCCCCACCGCCAGCTCCACGATTTTGGGCGATCCCGGCCAGCTCACCCGCCTATTCACCAACCTGATCAGCAATGCGGTGCAGTACACCCCCAGTGGCGGCACCGTGACGGTCAAGGTCAAGCCCACCAAGCACCAGGGACAACCAGGAGTGCAGGTAACCGTGCAGGACACGGGCATTGGCATGGATAGCGAAGCGATCGCCCATGCCTTCGATCGCTTTTACCGGGCTGACCCCTCGCGGTTGCGCAGCGGCGAGCAGGGTACGGGACTGGGGCTGGCGATCGCCAAGGTAATTGTTGACACCCACCGCGGCCACATCCACCTCGACAGCCAGCCCCAGGTGGGAACCACAGTCACCGTCGTGCTGCCCCAGGGAGGCGTGGGCGGATAG
- a CDS encoding nucleotidyltransferase domain-containing protein yields the protein MQPLTTDLLDQITQRLVSALQPEQIILFGSYAYGEPNEDSDIDLLVIVSQSDEPRYRRARVAYKALRGLGIPKDILVMTREEVERKKNVVTSLVCQALRQGKVLYG from the coding sequence GTGCAACCGCTCACCACCGATCTGCTCGACCAAATTACCCAACGTTTGGTGTCTGCCCTGCAACCAGAGCAGATCATTTTGTTTGGCTCCTACGCCTACGGGGAGCCAAACGAAGATAGCGATATTGACTTGCTCGTAATTGTTTCACAGTCTGACGAACCCCGCTACCGGCGGGCACGGGTTGCCTACAAAGCGCTGCGAGGGCTAGGGATTCCTAAAGATATTTTGGTCATGACTCGCGAAGAGGTCGAGCGCAAAAAGAACGTAGTCACTTCCCTAGTCTGCCAAGCACTTCGGCAGGGCAAAGTTCTCTATGGTTAA